A section of the Microbulbifer pacificus genome encodes:
- a CDS encoding S41 family peptidase, translating to MQALSKPSLRSLQLSLIASALFTLSACGGGSSGGSSSSDRGRGDNDVVWQQGVFQPAETFANRCEMPRTGTDPFSGRPYADVKGSTLDENNWLRSWSNDLYLWYDEIVDRNPAGFDTEAYFDTLKTTESTVSGAPKDQFHFLVPTDEWIAQSQSGIWVGYGVQWALLSPVPPREAVVAYTEQQNALGLPPRGARILSIDGYSIDVNTQAGVDALNAGLFPSAEGETHHFRFRYLDGSEHEIALTAGEVVSDPVQYVKVVDGAMGRKVGYMLFNDHIATAEKELVDGVNYLRGQGIDELVLDLRYNGGGYLAIASQLAYMIAGDMATAGRVFETLKFNDKHPETNPVTGEPLLGTPFYNETLGFSAEGGLLLPTLDLSRVFVLTGPNTCSASEAIINGLRGIDVEVVQIGETTCGKPYGFYPADNCGTTYFSIQFQGINSKGFGDYADGFTPAPSGDWGAEVNGCPVGDDWNHALGDVNEARFATALNYINSGSCNLYGVMSARAAEPASEQSTDFTLPKAVWRENRIYVR from the coding sequence ATGCAAGCCTTGTCCAAACCTTCTCTTCGTTCGTTGCAACTTTCCCTGATAGCCTCCGCGCTGTTTACCCTTAGTGCCTGTGGTGGTGGATCGTCCGGTGGTTCATCGTCGTCTGATCGCGGCCGGGGTGACAACGATGTTGTCTGGCAGCAGGGCGTATTTCAGCCGGCGGAAACCTTTGCCAATCGCTGCGAGATGCCTCGCACGGGTACCGATCCTTTTTCTGGCCGTCCTTATGCCGATGTAAAAGGCAGCACCCTGGATGAAAACAACTGGCTGCGCAGCTGGAGCAATGATCTCTATCTTTGGTACGACGAAATCGTGGATCGGAACCCGGCTGGTTTCGACACCGAAGCGTATTTCGATACCCTGAAAACCACCGAATCGACCGTGTCAGGAGCACCCAAGGACCAGTTTCATTTTCTGGTGCCGACCGATGAATGGATTGCGCAATCTCAATCGGGGATATGGGTCGGTTACGGAGTGCAGTGGGCACTGCTAAGTCCTGTGCCGCCGCGCGAAGCCGTGGTTGCCTACACCGAGCAGCAAAATGCGCTCGGATTGCCACCGCGCGGCGCGCGGATTCTGTCTATCGACGGTTACAGTATTGATGTGAATACCCAGGCCGGAGTAGATGCTCTGAACGCTGGCCTGTTTCCTTCTGCAGAAGGTGAAACACACCATTTCCGGTTCCGCTATCTCGACGGTTCCGAGCACGAGATTGCGCTCACGGCGGGTGAGGTGGTTTCCGACCCGGTGCAGTATGTCAAAGTGGTCGACGGCGCAATGGGGCGCAAAGTGGGCTACATGCTGTTCAATGATCATATCGCCACCGCTGAGAAGGAATTGGTCGACGGCGTAAACTATCTGCGCGGCCAGGGGATCGATGAGCTGGTGCTGGATTTGCGCTACAACGGCGGTGGCTATCTGGCGATTGCCAGCCAGCTTGCCTACATGATCGCCGGAGACATGGCGACGGCGGGGCGGGTGTTTGAAACACTGAAATTCAATGACAAGCACCCGGAGACCAACCCGGTTACCGGAGAGCCGTTGTTGGGCACGCCTTTTTACAATGAGACCCTGGGATTTTCCGCGGAAGGGGGGTTATTGCTGCCCACACTCGACCTCTCGCGGGTTTTCGTCCTGACCGGCCCCAATACCTGTTCCGCCAGCGAGGCGATCATCAACGGCCTGCGCGGTATTGATGTGGAAGTGGTGCAGATCGGCGAAACCACCTGTGGCAAACCCTACGGTTTTTATCCCGCGGACAATTGCGGCACCACCTACTTCAGCATCCAGTTCCAGGGGATAAACAGTAAAGGCTTTGGTGATTACGCTGACGGTTTTACGCCCGCCCCAAGCGGGGATTGGGGCGCGGAGGTGAATGGTTGCCCGGTCGGTGACGACTGGAATCATGCGCTGGGAGATGTTAATGAAGCGCGCTTCGCCACTGCGCTGAATTACATCAATAGCGGTTCCTGCAACCTGTATGGGGTGATGAGTGCGCGGGCAGCGGAGCCGGCCAGCGAACAGTCAACGGATTTTACCTTGCCCAAGGCGGTCTGGCGTGAAAACCGTATTTACGTGAGATGA
- a CDS encoding rhamnogalacturonan acetylesterase, with product MTRSFNKSWLAVVALLCGTSAMAEPQTTIFMAGDSTMAIKEIKDYPETGWGVPFAVFFADDIKVDNRAMNGRSTRTFIEEGRWKGIMDEVKAGDYVIIQFGHNDESESKKDRYTPPAQYKANLSGFIRDVRKAGAEPILMSPITRRYFEGEHQIQHTHPYAPLVREVAAKEKVAFIDMEVVTREYFQAMGDRDSALRFMHIAPDLHPNYPLGVRDDTHLNQLGAREVAQLVLAELRKREHPLAKRLRTPDPKHLALKY from the coding sequence ATGACGAGAAGTTTCAATAAATCCTGGCTTGCGGTTGTGGCGTTGCTGTGCGGCACATCGGCCATGGCAGAACCCCAGACCACGATCTTCATGGCCGGTGATTCCACTATGGCCATCAAGGAGATCAAGGACTACCCGGAAACCGGCTGGGGTGTGCCGTTTGCGGTATTTTTTGCGGACGACATCAAGGTCGACAACCGCGCGATGAACGGCCGCAGCACCCGCACCTTTATCGAGGAGGGGCGCTGGAAGGGCATCATGGATGAGGTCAAGGCCGGTGATTACGTGATCATCCAGTTCGGCCACAACGACGAGTCGGAAAGCAAAAAGGACCGCTACACGCCGCCGGCGCAGTACAAGGCGAACCTTTCCGGATTTATAAGGGATGTGCGCAAGGCCGGTGCCGAGCCCATTCTTATGTCACCCATCACCCGCCGCTACTTCGAGGGTGAGCACCAGATTCAGCACACCCATCCCTATGCACCGCTGGTGCGGGAAGTGGCGGCTAAGGAAAAGGTGGCGTTCATCGATATGGAAGTGGTCACCCGCGAGTACTTCCAGGCCATGGGCGACAGGGATAGTGCACTGCGCTTTATGCACATTGCGCCGGACCTGCACCCGAATTACCCGCTGGGGGTGCGCGATGACACCCACCTGAACCAACTGGGCGCGCGGGAAGTAGCACAGCTGGTGCTGGCGGAGCTGCGCAAGCGTGAGCACCCGCTGGCCAAGCGCCTGCGCACTCCGGACCCCAAGCACTTGGCGCTGAAATACTGA
- the yhbY gene encoding ribosome assembly RNA-binding protein YhbY, which produces MPLTADRKKALRTIGHNLKPVVTVAENGLTEGVAAELNRALDDHELIKVKLAVNDREVRRELIAELCQQSGAELVQEIGKIALIFRKAEKPNAKLSNLLR; this is translated from the coding sequence ATGCCTTTAACCGCCGACCGTAAAAAAGCCTTGCGCACCATCGGTCACAATCTGAAGCCCGTGGTCACTGTCGCCGAGAATGGCCTGACCGAAGGGGTGGCGGCAGAACTGAATCGCGCCCTCGATGACCACGAGCTGATCAAGGTCAAACTGGCCGTAAATGACCGTGAAGTCCGTCGCGAGCTGATCGCGGAGCTGTGTCAGCAAAGCGGCGCGGAGCTGGTACAGGAAATCGGCAAAATCGCGCTGATCTTCCGCAAGGCGGAAAAGCCCAACGCCAAGCTCTCCAACCTGTTGCGTTGA
- the rlmE gene encoding 23S rRNA (uridine(2552)-2'-O)-methyltransferase RlmE, translated as MARSKSSHRWLREHFNDPYVKQSQKDGYRSRASYKLQELNDKDRLFKPGMTVVDLGAAPGGWSQVAAQLVGHKGRVLASDILPMDALAGVDFVQGDFTEEAVFTELLEKLGEERADLVISDMAPNMSGVRAADQPAAMYLVELAVDMARQTLKPGGAFVAKVFQGEGFDELIRDLRSQYQSVVTRKPGASRPRSREVYVVARGFKG; from the coding sequence ATGGCCCGATCAAAGAGCAGCCACCGTTGGCTGCGCGAACATTTCAACGACCCCTACGTCAAACAGTCCCAGAAGGACGGCTACCGCTCGCGGGCGTCCTACAAGCTGCAGGAGCTGAATGACAAAGACCGCCTGTTCAAGCCGGGTATGACCGTGGTGGACCTGGGCGCCGCCCCCGGCGGCTGGTCCCAGGTGGCTGCACAACTGGTGGGTCACAAAGGCCGGGTACTGGCTTCCGACATCCTGCCGATGGACGCCCTGGCCGGGGTGGACTTTGTGCAGGGAGACTTCACCGAAGAAGCGGTGTTCACCGAACTGCTGGAAAAACTGGGCGAAGAGCGTGCCGACCTTGTGATTTCCGATATGGCCCCCAATATGAGTGGGGTGCGCGCCGCAGATCAGCCCGCCGCCATGTACCTGGTGGAACTGGCGGTGGATATGGCGCGTCAGACCCTGAAGCCCGGCGGTGCCTTTGTGGCCAAGGTGTTTCAGGGGGAAGGATTTGACGAACTAATTCGCGACCTGCGCAGTCAGTACCAGTCGGTTGTCACCCGCAAGCCCGGTGCATCCCGTCCGCGCTCCCGCGAGGTCTATGTGGTGGCGCGCGGCTTCAAGGGCTGA